Below is a genomic region from Zea mays cultivar B73 chromosome 9, Zm-B73-REFERENCE-NAM-5.0, whole genome shotgun sequence.
GCTCCTCTAGAGAGTATGCTACATCAAGAATCCAGAATCAGAGTCATTTCTAGCATAATAACGAGCTAAAGTCAAATTAAATTAGCCCTTAATGATAAATTGTTTTTATAAGTAGGATTGGACATTCGGCTACACCGAACCAATCGGTTTGGTTCCTTGGTTATTTCCAAAATCGGATTACCTAAAAACTAGAACAGGTCAAACTCTAAAGCATATGAAGGCCAAGGATTCAATTTTGGTTAGTTTGATTTAGTCTTGGGTTGTGATCGAGCTAACCTAAGTTATCATGAATAGATCAAAAAACTAAAACAAGTGGATCAATCACAAATTAATATGCATCACACATATGAAGCACATGTCAACACAAATTGAAGCACATAAATTATGTCGGCCTCCCGCTTTCAAGATGTTGGTATTCCTAGTTCCCACTCTCCTCCATTGTAGCAGACAATCATGTGGAATTGTCATACATACCGAAGGTCGCCTACGCTACACATATCGCTATCAAGGTGTGATTAAAATAAATTGGAGAGCGGTTTGTATAGTTTGATTTTAGTTATTTTGGACTAGGCTAGAAGTTATATTAAGCCTTATTTGCAAACTTAGATTTCTTTGGTTATCCAAGGATAAATAATATTAATTGGATTTAGTTCGGTTAACTATACTAGAAAACCAAATTAGGGTTTAAAATGTTGCTCTAGGTTACTTTGATTTGGGCCTTAAGTACTTTGTTTGAGTCTTTATGTCCAATCCTGTTTGTAAGGGACGGGTCACAAAATTtctggtgactaattataaaagaCCTTGTTCCTTTGAAGATAATAGTACCGAAAGCAAACCCTGTAGAACACTCCTCTCAAAGCAAACATAACTAAATGGATGAAATTCAAAAGAAACTAAACTAGATGGATCAAATACAACAAGCAACATGGCCTTTGTAAAAAATACAAACAGACTAAAGATAATTAAGAGTCAATTTGAATGTAGTATCCGAAAGTTGTATTATTAAGAAACTTCAGTTTTAAACTGCAAGACCATAGTATAAAAAGAAGGAATCAGAAGTAAACCAACTATTGATGCAAACCGTGCAAACCAACACAAGAATAGAGGTGGAAGGACATTTTTAGAAATATTCAGGGGAGATGGTAGAGTTGGATTAAAAACTACTAGTCATATGCATGTGCATTGCTAAGGTTTTTATATATGACATAGaataaattttattttaataaagcACAAAATATATGTTTTCTATTGATTAAGTGGGTGTGAATGTGGAGCCAACAACTAAGGTTCAAACACCCACTTATACATAATTTCACCTTATTTTTTACATAAACCGCAAATATAAGGCTTTCCAAAAGGTCTTGCACCCTTGTATCGTTTGCTCTTTCAACAAGAGATAATAAACATTGGATGGTTTCAATGATATTTTTGTTGTCTCTTTGAATGATATTATGAAGAATCACCTCAAATAATTGTTGGGGCTTTAGTTATTGCATTACATTTCTGTCAAATAAAACAAATTTTTCAAACTGATTCGAGCATGCTAAGGCAAATGAAGCAACACTGCAGGCCCCATGCACCCTTGAAGTGGAGCGCCAAGTTCATTGAATGTTTTTAGCGAGGTAGTCGCGTGGTGCTATGAGATCTCAGAACCATTGCCTAGAAGCACAAGAAGTTTTTTTGTCAATGTCTGATTCAATCATAGTCTCAACAACCTTCAACTTTCCAACCTTTATCAAAGATGCAAGTCTTGTAAACATAGTTTCATACATTATTCATTTTCTGCAAACAAGGAATATGCAATTTGATCCATGGGAATTCTTGCCAAATTTCATCAGCAATTGCGACATCAACATGCTCAGATATCTTGGCCAGAACATAAGAGAAGTTGGCTAGAGTTGAAGTATCTTCACAGGCaccaagaagatcaattaatataTCTATGGAACCTACTATTTCAAGAGAGCAAGTAAGATTTATGTAGTCTGCTGGAACAAATATAACTGTAATTGCAGTAGTGAATGTAAAAATAAGATCTGGTGATCCTATGGAAATTATCTCTGATATTTGAGAGACAAGTATTTTAGTGAACCCAATTTTGTTTGCCTCAAAATCAGATAGAGATATGCATGCCATGATAGCTTGAATTGTGTTTGCCAATTAAATGTCAATGTCCATGAATTCTAGCAGAGAAAAAATGATCCCATCTTCTGTTCAGCTGGTCTTTTCATACACTCTTTAAATAAAACAAAAGGCCAAGGAGCTACGAATGCTGGATAATATGAAATCGAATCAGATAAAAGAACATGAGTAACATCATTTGTTTTGTTCTCATGGTACATCTACATCTTTCTCATTGGCGTATGAAACTGGACCGGGTGCACAAGTTGCATATGTTGGAAGATTGGATATGGTTTTCTCCCATTTTTTCCACTTCGGTTTCCTTCGTCAAAGCTTGCACATAACAACAACTGTAAGAGGATGGAGACCACAACGATCTAGCAAGACTTCTGCGACGGGCTGTGAAGTACTGAAGTATAGAGAAGTTAAACGCCCAAAAGCTATGGTGTTTGGAAATTTTAGTTATTCTATTTTTCATGATGTATCTTCCTCTAACATACCTTAATTTGCAAATTTGGTATAACTACTGATTGAAAAAATATATGTATGTAAAAAAATACTAAGCATATTTGTGAAGCTAAACATGATGTTACATAAGAAATTATGTTGTTAACAAAATAAGATTAATATTGAAATGGAAACATATGTAAACTAGAATCATACGACTAAACTAAGAGATGTCCCTGCTTTGAGAACCTTCTTCAGATCATGACGACAGAAGTAGCTCTCCAAAACTCAATGAAGGTTGCCGCAATTCCACAAATACATGGCATGCATCCTCATGGTCGTCGTTGCCGCCATAAACACGGACAACTCTATTTCTCGCTCCATCAATTTAGAtacgagcaaccaagcagccgatCGCTCACCCCATATGCACCAATTTGACTCCCAAGCTCCGTTCGCATCAGTACCGCTAGCACTTCACCTGTAGCTACCAACCAAGACCTCCCCGATCTAAGCAGATCGATTGATCGTCAGAGTTTGAGAGTTAGTGGTACATGTACCTTAACTACCATGGAACGATGAGCGCGATGTAGTGCGGATAGCACCTTCCTACGCGAAACGACACTCGCGCCACGCCGCTCGACTATAGCCTCCTCGTCGCTAGTGCCACAGCGAGGGGGACTGTGGCCGCTGCCACCGACCAGTATGTCTCCGCATCCTCGTCCGACCTCGACGTCTCATGGTAAACAGTCGGACGCCAGCACCAGACTAACGACATAGGTCTCTGAAGAGCCCGCCACCTCGGGAGATCCAAGCCCTGCAGCCGGTAGTGGTAACCATTTTCGCTGCGCTGAAGCGGAGAGTCAGAGGCCAGAAATTTACAGCGACAACGGTCGTGGCAGACTCGCTATCGGAGGTTGCGGCGTGGTGGGTCACTTGACACGGAGTTTACGGGTCTTATCCTCGCATCGCTCGCCATAGAGTTTGCGCGGACTTATCCTCACGATGCGCTCCGAGGTTGCGGCAGTGGGAGGAGGAAGGCGCGTTGCGTGTGGAGGCGGTTTCTGCATGTGGCGTGCGGGAGTTTGTTTTAGAGATGCAGGGAAGCACGACGACGTACGACAGTCACTGGAGGGGGACATAGCACGGAACTCTCCTATTGTAATAGTAGATAAGAGATTATAGGAGCGCGAGTTGATTCTAAAGAAATCtagtttttttttgaaaaatattAACGCAGTACGACCAataaaactggtgctttaatatagtagagatagagattaCCATATTCTTACGTTGCACCATTTACAACTTATATGATCTGTAAGAAGAAAGATGGCTACCTTATAGAACTAAAAGAACTGCTGTTTTAGCTCTACTGTTGTTTTTAAAACCATAAAATTTGTTACTTTCGAACACTTTATGGCATTCTGAAACCAAAATATTTCACGGTACCATACAATTTTTTAAACATCCAAAAATGCTTTGCATTCAAACCTGACTTAAACTATTCGAATAAGGTGGACAGATTTACTCGCCTGGTCATCAACAACTGTGAATACTAAATACTAGCTTGATTAGGGTATGTACAATAATGTTTGGAGCCATGTCTTCGAGTATGTCTATGGGATAAATATAAAAAACTCAAGATATGTATCTTGACGAAAACATTGTCTCTTGGCTCTATACTCGAGAAAGAGAATTAGCTGATTGGTCAATTAATTTATTGAATGTTTTTATTGTGCAATGAATATAGTAAGCCACATGTTTTAAACATGTCCACTGTATTATATTATGTTTTAGCTGTGTTTTAAACTTATAGGGTATTTGGTTTGAGTAATGagttagtccatcatcttcttacTCCTTACtgattttgtttggtttgtgaaatGTAATGAGTTGATCTATCACTGCCTCATTCCatatagttagttagtactaatatgaggaatgagctaatctcaccaaatttgaggaatgaacccatgatactagggctggaaaaaaagctcgaggctcgcgagccggctcgggctcgatcaagctcggctcggctcggtgaggctcgcgagcctaaacgagcccgagccgagcctaattccatggctcgctacactaacgagccgagccgagccggctcggtgaggctcgcgagccggctcgaggctCGGTCCAAACTATTGCAGCTATCACCTATCAGTTGTCAGTTTGTTTATTAGTGTCCAGTCATCTAGATCCAGTGACCAGTGTGTTTTTTTTGTCACAACTCACAAGGAACTAGAGTGCAGGGATATAATTTTTTATTATATGGAACATATTGTGCTTCAAATTTGAGCTAATGGCCATAATTACTGTTGTTGAGTACTTGAGTGTacaggctcgcgagccgagccgagccggctcgcgagcctatatcgagccgagccgagcctcattatcgagctcgcgaagtgaccgagccgagcctggctcggctcgctattccaccgagcctcaccgagccgagccgagcctggctcggctcggctcgtttccagccctacatGATACACCACCTCAATTTGGATggagtgattcctcaaaccaaacacctcctTAGAGTATCGTGCAGTTGTACATGCTCTTAGCTAATCAGctcccgaagccgaagctgaggtCAGACGCTCAGAGCTCCTTAGTcattagggcatgtacagtggtatttaatgtggaggctcttaaggtgtttaagggggttatttgcaaaaaaatcttagagccgtctctccgcgaagagacgcctctggctcgtaaaccaagtagcaaaagacgcctcacttcccactgtacgaatttgtcgtctgttctatcgatctgatgctatacaaatacatttaattctgtatttattaataaaCTACGTTTGtagacactccattgtacaataCAGTCTTTTAGTTGTCTCCTGTGCTTagagaaccgttttggtgtctctccactgtacatgcccttatcACAGTGCACTTTACTCAAACAAAACAGCCGAGTGTCAAAAGAGAAGAAAGGGGAACAATATTTCCACTTCACTAACCACAATTTTTAAATCGGAACAGCCGAAAGAAAAGGAGGCAGGGAGAGCGAGGAGGCCACAAAGCTCCCACCTCCACTCCCCTCCATTATAACCACCCCCGTCCCACAAAACCACCACGCCGAGGCAGAGCAGAACCCAGCAGCTCCAATTAATGGACTGCGCAACAGCGCAGCGCAGCGCAGCATTTCAAACCGAGCCAAACCGGCCGCAGCATCGCAGCGCAACGCAGCGGGCACGCGCCTTGGGGGTGGAGGGAATGACGGAGGCGTCGGCGATCCTCTCGTTCTCCGCGGCCGCCGTGGTGGAAGACGTGCTGCGGCAGCACGGGTGCCGCCTCAGCGAACGCGACCTCGCGTCCCGCAGGGCCGAGGAAGCCGGTGCGGTTCGCACTCCCCACCTCGCTTGTGTTCGTCCCGGTCCCGGGTTTTGCCGGGCTCGGCCGCGCGGGGTTTCCTGAATTTTGTTTGCTTCGGGTCAATTGGTGGGTGCAGCGGGGAGGAGGAACGAGGCGGCGGGGTGGCTGCGCCGCACGGTGGGGGCGGTTGCCGCGCGCGATCTTCCGGAGGAGCCGTCCGAGGAGGAGTTCCGCCTCGGCCTCCGCAACGGCCAGATCCTCTGCGGCGCGCTTAACCGGGTCCACCTGGGTGCCGTCCCGAAGGCAAGCGCTCCTTGTGCTCGTTATTTGTCCCGTTCGTTCCCGCCGCCGTTGCAACTGCGTGTTGACGGTGCCCGTGCGTGTGCAGGTGGTCGTAAACACGGCGGCGGACTCCGTGCTCCAGGCCGACGGCGCGGCGCTGTCGGCGTTCCAGTACTTCGAGAACGTGCGCAACTTCCTGGTGGCGGCGCAGGAGATCGGCCTGCCGTGCTTCGAGGCCTCCGATTTGGAGCAGGTTCGTGTCCAAACGAGTCGGGGCGGGGCACCGCCACTTGGCTTTGCTTGCAGCTGCAGCAACTTCTCACCGCACCCTTGCTTTCTACACACACACTCGCGTAGCCTGTGACCTTGATGTGCCCTTTTTGCATTTCTGGGCGCAGGGAGGGAAGAGCGCCAGGGTGGTGAACTGCGTCCTCGCGCTGAAGTCATACTGTGACTGGAAGCAATGCGGTGGCACCGGGCCGTGGAAGTACGGGGGGAATCTTAAGCCATCAGTGTCCGGCAAGTCCTTCGGGAGGAAGAACTCTGAGCCGTTCCAGAGGAGCCAATCGATCAATGAAGGTGAAGTGCCCTATGAGGAAGCTGGGTTCAATGGCTACGCTCATTTTGATTCCAGCGACATGGTTAGCTTCATACTCTAACTTCCTAGTTGCATCGATTTCTCTTTCTTGTTGCAATCTAGTTGATTTATTGATCTTTTATATGTGTTCCAAGCAGTCAACATGGCGCCCCCTTAAAATGTTGGTCAGTGCAGTTTTGTCCGACAAAAGGCCAGATGAAGTTCCACAGGTATACTAATTTGCTTCACTACTTTTTGTAAGTTACCTGTTCAATGGACTTATATAATCGCTTTTATTGTTTTTTATCCTATGGGATTACCAGTTCCATGATGTTTTTATTCTGTTGTTTGTATGCAGCTCTTGGAGTCCATGCTGAGCAAACTTGTTGAAGAATTTGAAAATCGTCTAAACAGCCAAAATGAACTGGTATGTTTGGTATCTTTGTCAATTTCTCATTTGTTGTTTTTTGATTCCTTGTGCATATTGACATATGGTAATATGCTGAGATTACAATTGGTATTGATAACACCAAATCCTTGGAGCAGGTCAAAGCGGCTCTAAAAAATGGTATTGATAACACCAGATCCTTTTCAAAATCAAAGGTTCTGGTTGAGACCACTCCTAATACTAGTGGGAGAAAGGCAAGTTTTAGATCACTTTTATTTAGTATGCTCGAATTGTGTTTCTTCTTTTACTCATGAAGTGACTCCTGCTGCTGTCACAAATAAAGTTAGGATAAACACACTGCTGTTTTTTTTTTTGCTTACATCCAAAACATATATTTGATATTCTTCTATGTAGATGGATACAGCAGATATTTACTGTAACCATAAACAAACAAAAAAAGTAGCATCAAGTGAATTGGCACTGAAGCAATATTCAATTCTACAACAACAGTCAAAGAATGTTGAGGTAACTTCTCTATTTTTCACTCTATTCCTTAACATCTCAATAACGGTTACATAAACGTTTATGGTTCTTGTTGTCTCTAGGAACTTAAGAGTGATTTAATAAATACAAGGGATGGTATGGAGTATATGCAAATGAAGTACGCTGAGGATCTCAACCTTCTTGGTAATATGTAATGTGCTTCAGAAGTTTTGGTGATTTATGAACTACTTTAACACATAAAACAATAATGAAAGTACACATTTGCAATTTTTGTTTCAGGAAGGCACCTGTTTAGCTTGGCTCATGCTGCTTCTGGTTATCACAAAGTTCTTGAAGAAAATAGAAAACTATACAACCAGGTGCAGGATCTTAAAGGTGCGTTTGTTACATTGAACCTTCATGTATGGAGATCCCAGCCTGTATAGGCAAAGGGTTGGTGTTTAAAAAAACAAGAAATGTGGTCTTAATATTTTATTTTTCTTATCTATATAGGAAGTATTAGGGTATATTGTAGGGTGCGTCCCTTTTTGCCGGGACAAGCAAGTCCGTCCACTGTGGCTTCCATTGACGAGGGCAacataacccttgtcatcccttccAAGTCTGGAAAGGAAGTACGGAAAACTTTTAGCTTCAATAAGGTTTTTGGCTCATCAGCGACACAAGGTACTGTGCCCTGTCACTACTGGCTCTTCATTTTCAGTTATGTATTGGAGGAGATCCACATAGTTGTACTGTGTGCAGATGAGGTGTTCTTGGATACTCAACCCCTTATTCGCTCGGTTCTTGATGGATACAATGTATGTATCTTTGCATATGGCCAAACTGGATCAGGGAAGACATACACGATGGTAAGTAATGTACATCTATATTTGCCTAGTAAGAGTGAGTGTCAGAAATTATGAGTACCACTGATTTTCTCTGTTTATATCAATTTTTATTTTTAAATAATGGTTTTATGTAGAGTGGGCCCAAAAACATGACTGAGCAAACCCAAGGTGTCAACTATCGGGCACTTGGTGATCTATTTAAGCTTGCTGAACAAAGGAAGAGAACCTTCATTTATGATATTGCTGTGCAAATGATTGAGATTTACAATGAACAAGTCAGGGACCTCCTTGTCACTGacggtctcaacaaaaaatatcCTTGAAGAAATTATGTTCTGTCTAAGTGTGTCAGTTTCTTTATGTCATATCATGCTGCCGCAGGAACATAATTTTCCTTAACGAATACGTACATTAGAGATTCGGAATAACTCTCAAAATGGGCTAAATGTGCCAGATGCAAGTCTTGTTCGTGTGGCATCAACAATGGATGTCATGGAATTGATGAATGTTGGGCACAAGAATCGTGCTGTTGGTGCCACTGCACTAAATGACAGGAGTAGTCGTTCCCACAGGTAACTTTGCAACATTTATGTGTAATCAAATCACGTAAGTTATTTCAACATAACAGTATAAAGTAACACATTTTTCCTGTAATCCTGCAGTTGTTTAACTGTTCATGTTAAGGGAAGGGATCTGACATCAGGGACAATCCTTCGCGGTTGCATGCATTTAGTTGATCTTGCTGGCAGTGAACGGGTTGATAAATCAGAGGTCACTGGAGAAAGGTTAAAAGAAGCACagcatataaacaaatcattgtcagccTTAGGGGATGTAATTGCTTCGCTTGCCCAAAAGAATTCACATGTACCTTACAGGAATAGTAAATTAACACAACTTCTCCAAGATTCACTTGGTAAGATTACTCTCTTACAAATTCATTGTACACTTTCTGGCACCGAGCATAGCTGTAACTTTTTTTAATTGGTCCACATTGATTATCAACAGGAGGTCAGGCCAAAACCTTGATGTTTGTTCATATAAGCCCAGAAAGTGATGCTGTAGGAGAAACCATCAGCACCTTGAAGTTTGCCGAGCGTGTGTCAACTGTTGAACTTGGTGCTGCTCAACTAAATAAAGAATCTGGAGAAGTTAGAGAGCTTAAGGCGCAGGTTTATTTTTGCTGTTATGTTATGCTATCATATTTCTTACTGCCCTTTCTCTATTCAACATATTCATGTTCTCTGTTCATGCTTAGATTGCTCAACTTAAATCAGCATTAGCTGCAAAAGATTTAGGATCGGAGCAAATCATCAGTCATGACACTGAGGCATTTAACATAAAGATGCCTTCGCCTGGTTTTTCAATTAAGCGACAGGGTAGCTGTGATCTACTGTCTACCCAAACTAACTTCAGACAACCATTGGATGCTGTTGGAAACATAGAGGTAACAATGGTCTAAACTTCTCCATTGTACCTTACAATGTAGCTCTTACATTATCTCAAAAAAAATGTAACCTTCACAATCCAAATTGTTGGGTAATAAAAGATACATGTCATAGTGAGCTATGATCATACACTCTTGGCACTCTAGCTTCCAACAGGATTATTTCAGTTTTTTTGTATGATCATGAATCTTGAGTTGTTTCTTTTTCAGGCTAGAGCCAATCCTACACTGAGGCAAAAGAAACCAAGCTTTGACCTCCAGGATTTATTAACAGCAAATGATTCTCCTTCATGGCCAGATAGCAATTTGAGGGTAAATTTTCAGACGGGAGATGAAAGAGAAGTAATTGGTGGGGACTGGATAGATAAGGTTGTAGTGAACAACAATAATTCAGTCGGTGACTGGGAGGGTGACAATGCAGCTTTACCTGACTTCTTTTACCAGAGATATCATTCAGGTATGAGGGAGAAGCAGTACCAGAGGAATAACACAAGACAAAAGGATGACCATGAGTATGAAGAGCAAAGGTCTCGATTTTACTCTACCAATACTGATGATTCTGATGACATTGACATGGCAACAAGTGATTCCTCAGAATCAGATGCGCTATGGCAGCAGCTCAATGTCCAAAGCATGGATAACTCTATTAGTTTGAGCGGTTCAAAGGTTAAGAAACCACAAATAAAGCTTAGAGATGGTTCAGATGCCAGGTAATTGTCTTTGGCATTGAAAACATATATATAGAAGCAAATAAAATTTGTGAATTGCCTTTTTAGTGGCACAAGGGATAACAAAAAACAGTGCACTCTGAATTATGATTTCTAAATTTTGCATGGGTAGCACATTAGCACAATATCTGAAGTTCAGATATTGGATTATACAGTTTGACTTTTGCTTAATCTGAATTATGTTATAAAAGAATTTGAATTAAAAACAGTGAAACATTCCATTCATACATGTGGATCACAGTTATTTCAACtatcaacaatattatttgtgaaGGTTAACTAATCACAGGTTTACTGGACGCCTGAAACTCTATTAGTATGGAAACATATActagcttgtgcattttatttGCCTAAAAGTCTTTTGTTCTTATACAATCCCTTAATTTTTAGATGCTTCGGAAAAGAGAGAAAAATCAAGTAACAGACTAAGCTAGACTATTTACAAAATATTAACCACTTCTTTGACTTGAAGACTAATTCTTTGTTCCATGTACTTCAGGACACCAATCCATTCTCAAATACCATCAGCGTCAAGAAAAGTTGCAAACGGTTCAAACAGATCTGTTAGGCAGCCTTTAAGCAGAAGCGACAGCAGAAGGCTTTCATCAAATGGAAGACAATCTGGTGCAAAGTAGGGACTTACAATGATCGTGTGCATTTTTTGCCTTTTTCTCAGTGTTTGTCACGAGAGATTGTGAGGATGTTCTTGAGTACAGCAATGAGTGACAATAAACCCGATTGATTGTGTCAGTGTGGTGAGTTGTGATCTCAACAACTGGTGTGTGAGGCCATTAACCTTTTTTTTTCCTTATTGGCCTTCAGGCTATGTTGAGTTATAGCTAGTTCTTTGTATCTGTTCATAATATAAATTTATATAATGAAAAGAAAGCAAATCGATTGATCAAAAGCTGGTGCCTAATAATTTCTGTACTTAAATGCTTGAAATttctcttttgatcatggctcctTGCAATGTCCCTCGATTCTTGGTTTCTTGCTACATCCTATGGACTGGCCTTTGCTGCAATTCTGTTCAATCAATATATGATTTCCATGGTCCACCCTTCCATGAACGAATGAAGTTATGATAACAACATTTTGTGACAGGTTTGTTTTCAGCTACTGTCAACAGCCAACAACCTCATTTGCCTGACGGCAATGCAGAGTGACCTGAAATATGGCATTGATGTATAGTTGCGGTGCCTGCTGATTTTTCTGTTCACTTGCTGGCGGATACTCATCTCTGGACTCTGCTGACCTTTGGACTCTGGTGGTTGTTTTCTAGCTTCCCTGTAAACTTGCATGTCGTCTCATCATCTCATGCATTTATGAGTGGAAATCTGTCAGAAACTATATGTGCCGCTGAACTTGCATAATTTCGGACAGTATCACGGTGATGAATACGAAACTCGGTAACTAGACGCTGTTTAGTTCACGAAATGTGGCGGCAACAAGTTTAAATAGGATAGTGATATCTTATTACagttggacttaaacaaacatgatttaacggttGTTCACGTTACAAATAAGTGAACCAAATAACACTGGCATATAACGGCATAACGCATGCTTGAAGAACAGAAGCTAAACACGCGCACTGGACGTTATTAGGAAAAAAAATGGCAGAAGCCAAAACCGTTAAGACGAATACTCTCAAATCTTGCCGGGCCAACTAACCATGAACAGATAAAATGTGTTAGCCCATTAAAAAATAATACTAACCAATAACCATGGCCCAGTCGTTAACATGTATGGTCCGGACTGTCCTACCTGTATGGTATTCAGGGTCTTGTTAaaaatacatacatatatatttaTTCTATTTTGTCAAAATAATTGCCTGAATCAAAATTTAGCGAAAATATACCTCTCTCGCCAAATGGAATAATAATATCAAAATGTCGCCAGTTTAATTGTCGATTTACCAAAATCGATACTTGAAATAACGAAATAGTGGATCCAATGACTTCGCATTCTCTCCACGTGGTGATTTTAGATTTCTCGTCATTAGATATATACTCAGTGGCAAGACAAttttaaaatataaaaaattTACACCTGAGTTCCGTTAAAGATAAATTTTATATTAAAATTGTTGGGCGTGTCCTCTATAGCTGGTCATCAGTGACCGAATTTGACTAAACCTAACTAACCATCTCCTTAATTAGACCCTTGATCGGGAGGGCTTACGCTGACGTGCCTCCGGTCATACGACACTATATATAAAGGATTAAGGGGGCGTAGGAAAGACTAACGCTAGTATCTCGCTCCGAAACCTAATCCCCACAGAGGTCACATTGCCTAAGCGTCGAAGTGTCTGGAAGAGCGACAACTCACATCGGCTTTGGATACTGGTACCTGTTGTTCCTCTGCAGGGCAACAAAGGTGACACCGACGACAACGACAACTCTCCACCACCACCTCGCAAGATGGGTCAACAACAACAACGAAGGTATGTTTCCTTATTTCTCTTGGTAGAACAGATCTACTCGTTATCGAGGATTTGTAGTTATGGATTGATATTCTAAGGACTTAGAAATCGATCATATGCACCATAGAATCTAACAAAAATAAGATGTGCCAGATTTTTTTTAGTTCATCTTTTTTAGCTCAGACGAGAACGGATCCCAAGTTCAGCATTGG
It encodes:
- the LOC103639240 gene encoding kinesin-like protein KIN-14F isoform X2, encoding MDCATAQRSAAFQTEPNRPQHRSATQRARALGVEGMTEASAILSFSAAAVVEDVLRQHGCRLSERDLASRRAEEAAGRRNEAAGWLRRTVGAVAARDLPEEPSEEEFRLGLRNGQILCGALNRVHLGAVPKVVVNTAADSVLQADGAALSAFQYFENVRNFLVAAQEIGLPCFEASDLEQGGKSARVVNCVLALKSYCDWKQCGGTGPWKYGGNLKPSVSGKSFGRKNSEPFQRSQSINEGEVPYEEAGFNGYAHFDSSDMSTWRPLKMLVSAVLSDKRPDEVPQLLESMLSKLVEEFENRLNSQNELVKAALKNGIDNTRSFSKSKVLVETTPNTSGRKMDTADIYCNHKQTKKVASSELALKQYSILQQQSKNVEELKSDLINTRDGMEYMQMKYAEDLNLLGRHLFSLAHAASGYHKVLEENRKLYNQVQDLKGSIRVYCRVRPFLPGQASPSTVASIDEGNITLVIPSKSGKEVRKTFSFNKVFGSSATQDEVFLDTQPLIRSVLDGYNVCIFAYGQTGSGKTYTMSGPKNMTEQTQGVNYRALGDLFKLAEQRKRTFIYDIAVQMIEIYNEQVRDLLVTDGLNKKLEIRNNSQNGLNVPDASLVRVASTMDVMELMNVGHKNRAVGATALNDRSSRSHSCLTVHVKGRDLTSGTILRGCMHLVDLAGSERVDKSEVTGERLKEAQHINKSLSALGDVIASLAQKNSHVPYRNSKLTQLLQDSLGGQAKTLMFVHISPESDAVGETISTLKFAERVSTVELGAAQLNKESGEVRELKAQIAQLKSALAAKDLGSEQIISHDTEAFNIKMPSPGFSIKRQGSCDLLSTQTNFRQPLDAVGNIEARANPTLRQKKPSFDLQDLLTANDSPSWPDSNLRVNFQTGDEREVIGGDWIDKVVVNNNNSVGDWEGDNAALPDFFYQRYHSGMREKQYQRNNTRQKDDHEYEEQRSRFYSTNTDDSDDIDMATSDSSESDALWQQLNVQSMDNSISLSGSKVKKPQIKLRDGSDARTPIHSQIPSASRKVANGSNRSVRQPLSRSDSRRLSSNGRQSGAK
- the LOC103639240 gene encoding kinesin-like protein KIN-14F isoform X1; amino-acid sequence: MDCATAQRSAAFQTEPNRPQHRSATQRARALGVEGMTEASAILSFSAAAVVEDVLRQHGCRLSERDLASRRAEEAAGRRNEAAGWLRRTVGAVAARDLPEEPSEEEFRLGLRNGQILCGALNRVHLGAVPKVVVNTAADSVLQADGAALSAFQYFENVRNFLVAAQEIGLPCFEASDLEQGGKSARVVNCVLALKSYCDWKQCGGTGPWKYGGNLKPSVSGKSFGRKNSEPFQRSQSINEGEVPYEEAGFNGYAHFDSSDMQSTWRPLKMLVSAVLSDKRPDEVPQLLESMLSKLVEEFENRLNSQNELVKAALKNGIDNTRSFSKSKVLVETTPNTSGRKMDTADIYCNHKQTKKVASSELALKQYSILQQQSKNVEELKSDLINTRDGMEYMQMKYAEDLNLLGRHLFSLAHAASGYHKVLEENRKLYNQVQDLKGSIRVYCRVRPFLPGQASPSTVASIDEGNITLVIPSKSGKEVRKTFSFNKVFGSSATQDEVFLDTQPLIRSVLDGYNVCIFAYGQTGSGKTYTMSGPKNMTEQTQGVNYRALGDLFKLAEQRKRTFIYDIAVQMIEIYNEQVRDLLVTDGLNKKLEIRNNSQNGLNVPDASLVRVASTMDVMELMNVGHKNRAVGATALNDRSSRSHSCLTVHVKGRDLTSGTILRGCMHLVDLAGSERVDKSEVTGERLKEAQHINKSLSALGDVIASLAQKNSHVPYRNSKLTQLLQDSLGGQAKTLMFVHISPESDAVGETISTLKFAERVSTVELGAAQLNKESGEVRELKAQIAQLKSALAAKDLGSEQIISHDTEAFNIKMPSPGFSIKRQGSCDLLSTQTNFRQPLDAVGNIEARANPTLRQKKPSFDLQDLLTANDSPSWPDSNLRVNFQTGDEREVIGGDWIDKVVVNNNNSVGDWEGDNAALPDFFYQRYHSGMREKQYQRNNTRQKDDHEYEEQRSRFYSTNTDDSDDIDMATSDSSESDALWQQLNVQSMDNSISLSGSKVKKPQIKLRDGSDARTPIHSQIPSASRKVANGSNRSVRQPLSRSDSRRLSSNGRQSGAK